The Vibrio tubiashii ATCC 19109 genome has a segment encoding these proteins:
- the sufB gene encoding Fe-S cluster assembly protein SufB — MCAVETQPEVEELFQTSHYKEGFYTQLSSDTLSKGINEQVVKAISAKRNEPDWMLQFRLDAFRKWQQMEEPHWLKADYPNLDYQDYSYYSAPSCASCDSDCDDDGSNEYLTKEVETAFEQLGVPVREGAEVAVDAIFDSVSVTTTYKNELKELGIIFCSFSEAIQEHPELVQQYLGTVVPAEDNFFAALNAAVASDGTFVYIPKGVRCPRELSTYFRINQAKTGQFERTILIADEGAYVSYIEGCSAPMRDTYQLHAAVVEVIIHARAEVKYSTVQNWFSGKEDNQGGILNFVTKRAVCEGRKSKMSWTQSETGSAITWKYPSVILKGDYSVGEFFSVALTNGSQQADTGTKMIHIGKHTRSTIISKGISAGKSENSYRGLVKILPTAEGARNFTQCDSMLIGTDCGAHTFPYIEVKNPSAQVEHEATTSRIGEDQLFYCVQRGISEDDAISMIVNGFCKDVFSELPLEFAVEAQKLLSISLEHSVG; from the coding sequence ATGTGTGCAGTTGAGACACAGCCTGAAGTAGAAGAACTCTTCCAAACCAGTCACTATAAGGAGGGTTTCTATACGCAGCTTTCCTCCGACACGCTATCCAAAGGGATAAACGAACAAGTTGTTAAAGCTATTTCAGCCAAACGTAATGAGCCTGATTGGATGCTTCAATTTAGGCTAGATGCCTTTAGGAAATGGCAACAAATGGAGGAGCCACACTGGCTCAAAGCGGACTACCCTAATCTCGATTATCAAGACTACAGCTATTACTCAGCACCAAGCTGCGCCAGTTGTGATTCTGACTGTGATGATGACGGATCAAATGAATACCTGACCAAAGAAGTTGAAACCGCATTCGAGCAGTTAGGTGTGCCAGTTCGTGAAGGGGCTGAAGTTGCGGTTGATGCCATTTTTGACTCTGTTTCAGTCACAACCACCTACAAGAATGAGCTAAAAGAGCTCGGGATTATTTTCTGTTCATTCAGTGAAGCGATTCAAGAACACCCGGAACTCGTCCAGCAATATTTGGGGACAGTCGTACCAGCAGAAGATAACTTTTTTGCTGCACTAAACGCAGCCGTCGCCTCCGATGGTACCTTTGTTTACATTCCTAAAGGGGTACGTTGTCCGAGAGAGCTATCGACTTACTTTCGAATCAACCAAGCCAAAACAGGCCAGTTCGAGCGTACCATTTTAATTGCCGATGAAGGTGCCTATGTCAGCTATATAGAAGGCTGCTCTGCACCAATGCGCGACACCTATCAGTTGCACGCCGCAGTAGTAGAAGTAATTATCCATGCCCGAGCAGAAGTGAAATACTCAACAGTACAAAACTGGTTCTCTGGCAAAGAAGATAACCAAGGTGGCATCTTAAACTTTGTCACTAAGCGAGCAGTTTGTGAAGGTCGAAAAAGCAAAATGTCATGGACTCAGTCCGAGACAGGTTCCGCTATCACTTGGAAATATCCAAGCGTCATTCTTAAGGGTGACTACTCCGTTGGTGAGTTCTTCTCAGTTGCTTTAACCAACGGGAGCCAACAAGCCGATACTGGTACCAAGATGATACATATTGGTAAGCACACCCGTTCAACTATCATCTCCAAAGGGATCTCTGCGGGTAAGAGCGAAAACAGTTACCGAGGCTTGGTAAAAATATTACCCACAGCAGAAGGCGCAAGAAACTTCACGCAATGTGATTCCATGTTAATTGGTACAGATTGTGGTGCTCACACCTTCCCTTACATCGAAGTTAAAAATCCGTCAGCACAAGTTGAACACGAAGCCACGACATCAAGAATTGGTGAAGATCAGCTCTTTTACTGTGTGCAACGCGGCATCAGCGAAGATGACGCTATTTCAATGATCGTAAACGGATTTTGTAAAGACGTATTTTCAGAACTACCCCTTGAGTTTGCTGTTGAAGCACAGAAACTGCTTTCAATCAGCCTCGAACATAGCGTGGGATAA
- a CDS encoding aminotransferase class V-fold PLP-dependent enzyme, translating into MVDLRYLESPWASDFPALTTEVYGKPLVYLDTAATAQTPNSVIERMTQFYQREYASVHRGAHYLSAKATEDMELVRKQVADFIHAKEASNIVFTKGTTEAINLVANSYLRPKVDAEDEIIVTEMEHHANLVPWQLLSDICGVKIRVWVMNSQGHLDLSELKTLLNRKTRLVAISHVSNVLGQINPIKEVVKLAHKANVPVLVDGAQAVMHQEVDVTALDCDFYAFSAHKLYGPTGTGVLYAKSKHLDCMAPWEGGGAMIDQVTLPLGTSYGQAPWKFEAGTPNIAGILGLGAAIEYVDSIGLKNIAVYETQLMKYMDHSLSQVPGIEIYGDTNNRSGLVSFNLNGLHSFDVGAFLDRYGIAIRTGHHCAMPLIKRLGQSSVCRASIGMYSQPHDIDQLCQALRRINQLLR; encoded by the coding sequence ATGGTTGATTTGCGTTATCTTGAAAGCCCATGGGCAAGTGATTTTCCTGCCCTAACAACTGAAGTCTATGGAAAACCGCTCGTCTACTTAGATACCGCAGCCACAGCACAAACACCAAACTCTGTTATCGAGCGCATGACTCAATTCTATCAACGTGAATATGCCAGCGTGCACCGCGGAGCCCATTACTTAAGTGCTAAAGCAACGGAAGATATGGAGTTGGTACGCAAGCAAGTCGCAGATTTTATACATGCAAAAGAGGCGAGCAATATTGTCTTCACTAAAGGGACAACCGAAGCGATTAACCTAGTGGCTAACAGCTACCTTAGACCTAAAGTGGATGCCGAAGACGAAATCATCGTCACAGAGATGGAGCATCACGCGAACTTGGTGCCATGGCAGCTTCTTTCTGACATCTGCGGCGTTAAAATTCGAGTCTGGGTAATGAACAGCCAAGGTCATCTTGATCTATCTGAACTAAAGACCCTTTTGAATCGCAAAACTCGCTTGGTTGCGATTAGCCACGTATCAAATGTCTTAGGCCAGATTAACCCGATTAAAGAGGTGGTCAAACTGGCACATAAAGCGAACGTTCCTGTGCTTGTTGATGGCGCTCAAGCGGTTATGCACCAAGAAGTCGATGTGACTGCCCTTGATTGTGATTTTTATGCTTTCTCAGCTCACAAACTTTACGGCCCTACAGGGACTGGTGTTTTATACGCAAAATCAAAGCACCTAGACTGCATGGCCCCTTGGGAAGGTGGTGGCGCAATGATCGACCAAGTCACCTTGCCTCTTGGGACATCTTATGGTCAAGCTCCATGGAAGTTTGAGGCAGGTACGCCCAATATTGCCGGAATATTAGGCCTAGGCGCTGCCATCGAATACGTAGACAGTATTGGTCTAAAAAACATTGCTGTCTATGAAACGCAATTGATGAAATACATGGATCATTCATTATCGCAAGTTCCCGGCATCGAGATCTACGGCGACACAAATAATCGTTCAGGGTTAGTTTCTTTTAACCTCAATGGGCTTCATTCATTTGACGTTGGTGCCTTCTTAGACAGATATGGCATTGCCATTCGCACCGGACACCATTGCGCGATGCCATTAATCAAACGACTTGGGCAATCTTCTGTATGTCGTGCATCTATCGGTATGTACAGTCAACCCCATGATATCGACCAGCTCTGCCAAGCTCTGCGTCGAATCAACCAATTGCTAAGGTGA
- a CDS encoding sugar O-acetyltransferase produces the protein MSELEKMMSGQRFDGADQEIDTLRNHALNTLKSLNLEIEASERQKLLKSLFAGFGHSVVQSPFHCEFGKTVEIGDNTFINMNVVMLDGAKITIGDNVLVGPSTQFYTASHSLDFNKRREWQTYCKPIVVEDDVWIGGNCVINQGVTVGARSVIAANSVVNSDVPADCLYGGTPAKLIRRLNQD, from the coding sequence ATGTCTGAACTAGAAAAAATGATGTCAGGTCAGCGGTTTGATGGTGCTGATCAAGAAATCGATACGCTTCGAAATCATGCTTTAAATACATTGAAAAGCCTTAATCTAGAGATAGAGGCAAGCGAGAGGCAGAAGCTTCTCAAATCTCTATTTGCAGGCTTTGGTCATAGCGTTGTCCAATCTCCGTTTCATTGTGAATTTGGTAAAACCGTCGAAATAGGCGACAACACCTTTATCAATATGAATGTAGTTATGCTAGACGGGGCAAAAATTACTATTGGTGATAACGTACTGGTTGGCCCTAGCACGCAGTTTTACACAGCGTCACATTCGTTGGATTTTAATAAGCGAAGAGAGTGGCAAACGTACTGCAAACCGATTGTCGTTGAAGACGACGTTTGGATTGGTGGTAATTGTGTGATTAATCAGGGAGTAACAGTAGGAGCACGTTCGGTAATAGCGGCAAATTCAGTGGTGAACAGCGATGTGCCAGCAGATTGTTTATATGGCGGTACGCCAGCAAAACTGATACGGCGTTTAAATCAGGATTAA
- the sufD gene encoding Fe-S cluster assembly protein SufD, which translates to MGGLLVKSNQHGFESLAHLVQPQEWQKKQFGKAVELGIPTSKDEAWKYTSLNDFNALPLQLAMLQSADNISYEGLSLGIDAYRLVFFDGHFSARCSDWIPKVRVTPLNVLTSVETYELSRSVRPDAFIHLNDATTTGGVLIEVEPNTQVNKPIYLLHISSGQKGEVCSYRHHIEMGPLSELEVVEHHISLAQGGGVTLSRLTNYVGEGACFHHTKLIEESPQQHHLGHNDIRLQRDAKATSTSLLLSGLLLRTQTSSELCGDNGEIAMNSISLPTDKQTFDTRTYLKHNAPHCQSEQMHKIIGRDQSNAVFDGMIYVDPTALKTDGQMDTHSLLLSDNAQVNCKPQLEIYADDVKCSHGATTGQLDPNQIAYMRARGINRFNAEQMLMSAFVCEVADKIHHPSLRNYVISQLHNSLHGEIRHG; encoded by the coding sequence ATGGGTGGATTACTGGTGAAGAGTAACCAACACGGTTTTGAATCTTTGGCGCATCTAGTACAACCTCAAGAGTGGCAAAAAAAGCAGTTTGGTAAGGCCGTTGAATTAGGAATTCCTACTTCAAAAGACGAGGCGTGGAAATATACTTCTCTCAATGATTTTAATGCCTTGCCACTCCAATTAGCGATGCTTCAATCGGCCGATAATATCTCTTATGAAGGATTAAGCTTAGGAATAGACGCCTACCGACTCGTCTTCTTCGACGGACATTTCTCTGCAAGGTGCTCTGATTGGATACCTAAAGTTCGCGTCACTCCTCTCAACGTTCTGACTTCAGTGGAAACGTATGAGCTATCGCGATCAGTTCGCCCAGACGCATTCATTCATCTCAACGATGCCACCACAACTGGCGGAGTCTTGATTGAAGTTGAGCCCAATACGCAAGTCAATAAACCAATCTACCTACTGCATATTAGCTCTGGTCAGAAAGGTGAAGTGTGCAGTTATCGTCATCACATAGAAATGGGACCACTTTCAGAGCTTGAGGTTGTTGAGCATCACATATCGCTCGCTCAAGGTGGTGGAGTAACGCTGTCACGTTTAACCAACTACGTTGGAGAAGGTGCTTGTTTTCATCACACCAAGCTGATCGAAGAGTCACCTCAACAGCATCATTTGGGGCACAACGACATTCGCCTTCAGCGAGATGCAAAAGCTACCTCAACCTCGCTATTGCTTTCAGGTCTATTGCTAAGAACCCAAACCAGCAGTGAGCTTTGTGGAGACAATGGCGAAATTGCCATGAACAGTATCTCGCTGCCTACCGATAAGCAAACCTTTGATACAAGGACCTATCTCAAGCACAACGCCCCTCACTGTCAAAGTGAGCAAATGCACAAGATTATTGGTCGTGATCAATCCAACGCCGTATTTGACGGGATGATTTACGTCGATCCAACTGCATTGAAAACCGATGGTCAAATGGACACACATAGTTTACTGCTCAGCGACAACGCACAAGTCAACTGCAAACCTCAACTTGAAATTTATGCTGACGATGTGAAATGTAGCCATGGTGCAACGACTGGTCAGTTAGACCCAAACCAAATCGCCTATATGAGAGCGAGAGGCATCAATCGCTTTAATGCCGAGCAAATGTTGATGTCCGCGTTCGTCTGCGAAGTTGCAGATAAGATTCACCATCCGAGCTTGCGAAATTACGTTATCTCTCAGCTACACAACTCATTACATGGAGAAATCCGTCATGGTTGA
- the azu gene encoding azurin encodes MSFRNLTAALALATLSFGAQANSECEVSVDANDMMQFSTSTLSVPATCKEVKLTLNHTGKLPAQSMGHNVVITDTAALQAVGTEGMSAGASNDYVKPNDERVYAHTKVIGGGESTTITFSTERMKAGGDYSFFCSFPGHWAIMKGKFEFK; translated from the coding sequence ATGTCTTTTCGTAACCTTACTGCAGCTCTAGCCCTTGCGACTTTAAGTTTTGGAGCTCAAGCCAATAGCGAGTGTGAAGTATCTGTTGATGCCAACGATATGATGCAGTTTTCAACCAGCACTCTTAGTGTTCCAGCAACATGTAAAGAGGTTAAGTTGACACTCAACCATACGGGTAAATTGCCAGCTCAATCAATGGGCCATAACGTCGTTATCACCGACACTGCTGCACTTCAAGCAGTTGGTACGGAAGGTATGTCTGCTGGAGCAAGCAACGACTATGTTAAGCCAAACGACGAGCGTGTCTATGCACACACAAAGGTCATCGGTGGTGGCGAGTCAACAACCATTACCTTTAGTACAGAAAGAATGAAAGCTGGTGGAGACTACTCATTCTTCTGCTCTTTCCCTGGCCACTGGGCAATCATGAAGGGTAAATTCGAATTTAAGTAA
- the sufE gene encoding cysteine desulfuration protein SufE: MMTPEKVIRNFNRCVDWEERYLYLIELGERLDEYPAEKQDDDHLVAGCQSQVWVCSKLDEHGKIALKATSDSSIVKGVLSLVLVAYNNQSAEDVLSFDIHNWFEQLDIKSHLTPGRTQGLEAIVKSVRSLAFTYQQGVPTL, encoded by the coding sequence ATGATGACACCTGAAAAAGTGATCCGAAACTTTAACCGCTGCGTAGATTGGGAAGAGCGTTACTTGTACCTTATCGAACTTGGTGAACGACTAGATGAATATCCCGCTGAAAAGCAAGACGACGACCATTTAGTAGCAGGGTGTCAAAGCCAAGTTTGGGTGTGTAGCAAGTTAGATGAACACGGAAAAATTGCTCTTAAGGCGACCAGTGATTCTTCTATCGTTAAAGGTGTCCTGTCACTGGTCTTAGTCGCTTATAACAACCAAAGCGCTGAGGATGTTCTTTCTTTTGATATTCACAACTGGTTCGAACAACTTGATATCAAATCGCATCTGACTCCTGGGCGAACTCAGGGTTTAGAGGCGATAGTAAAATCCGTTCGTAGTCTAGCTTTCACTTACCAACAAGGTGTGCCAACTCTTTGA
- a CDS encoding PLP-dependent aminotransferase family protein, with protein sequence MSNDNNINYGPKRTPWIEQVPEFAVGKITAPSADPIEVYAERNYDFHYTEQAINGFDVELPPTGQNCGEQNNVYEQIQAYVDSQKERFLGYQTEENISYKNRLAPFLNVSLNNVGDPFVNGNYTINSKCVERSVLDYYASLWNAQWPSQGPYIDEDGNFQKGVGESYWGYVLTMGSTEGNLYGMLNARDYLSGVMLLEEEIRAETDDGETISNCQVYAHHPSPPIHTPHAYTPVAFFSEDTHYSIVKAMAVEKIETFGELGNRLYPDENPVNPGKPWPTEVESEGPTAALPAGSGAIDVDKLIQYVTFFAERGYPILLVLNCGTTFKGAYDDVSTITARLKPILERNGLWKREVPIDPDDPSHGYETRTGYWLHIDGALGGSYVPFIKMAKDCDEYQSFFKEHGDYTGPNFDFTNPMVHSIVTSGHKFPGAPWPTGVYMTKQQYMVSPPDNPEYIGSPDTTFAGSRNGLSPLVLWEYFARNSYKEQIRLTMKAQEVAQYAQEQLALVADYWAEKGSPLPEGLWLQRTPLSLSLIFCQPNEEIIFRYSLAKESTTVTTYENGKEIDQVRHYVHLFTMWDVDKQLIDSLCEDLKQEGAFDTRLFKKIKHTTVHKPRVKNAVRQIQLPLKGRSFR encoded by the coding sequence ATGAGTAACGATAACAATATAAACTATGGTCCGAAACGAACACCTTGGATTGAACAAGTTCCAGAGTTCGCTGTAGGTAAAATAACCGCACCTTCTGCTGATCCTATAGAGGTATACGCAGAGCGAAACTATGACTTTCACTATACCGAACAGGCAATTAATGGCTTTGACGTTGAATTACCACCGACAGGCCAAAACTGCGGTGAGCAAAACAATGTCTATGAACAGATACAAGCCTATGTCGATTCACAGAAGGAAAGGTTTTTAGGCTATCAGACGGAAGAGAATATTAGCTATAAAAACCGCTTAGCGCCTTTTCTTAACGTCAGCTTAAACAATGTTGGTGACCCATTCGTCAATGGCAACTATACGATCAACTCTAAGTGCGTCGAGCGCTCTGTCCTCGATTATTACGCTTCACTTTGGAACGCTCAGTGGCCATCGCAAGGCCCTTACATAGATGAAGATGGCAACTTCCAAAAAGGAGTAGGCGAAAGCTATTGGGGCTATGTACTCACTATGGGGAGTACAGAAGGCAATTTATACGGCATGTTAAATGCGCGAGATTATCTCAGCGGAGTGATGCTGCTAGAAGAGGAAATACGCGCTGAAACCGACGATGGTGAAACAATTTCAAATTGCCAAGTGTATGCACACCACCCTTCTCCACCAATCCACACCCCTCACGCATACACTCCGGTGGCGTTTTTCTCTGAAGACACTCACTACTCCATCGTCAAAGCAATGGCTGTAGAGAAAATAGAGACCTTTGGTGAACTTGGTAATCGGCTTTATCCTGATGAGAACCCGGTCAATCCGGGTAAGCCTTGGCCTACTGAAGTAGAATCAGAAGGACCAACCGCTGCGCTGCCTGCAGGCTCTGGTGCAATAGACGTGGATAAACTAATCCAATACGTCACTTTCTTTGCTGAAAGAGGATACCCAATACTTCTAGTCCTCAATTGCGGAACAACATTTAAAGGCGCATATGATGATGTTTCGACAATTACCGCCAGGCTAAAACCAATCCTTGAAAGAAATGGACTATGGAAAAGAGAAGTACCTATCGATCCAGACGACCCATCTCATGGATATGAGACTCGGACTGGCTATTGGCTTCATATTGACGGAGCGCTTGGAGGAAGTTATGTCCCCTTCATAAAAATGGCGAAAGATTGTGATGAGTACCAATCCTTCTTTAAAGAGCATGGTGACTATACTGGTCCTAATTTCGACTTTACTAACCCTATGGTGCATTCAATTGTAACCAGTGGGCATAAATTTCCCGGAGCACCGTGGCCAACGGGTGTCTATATGACCAAGCAGCAGTATATGGTCTCTCCTCCGGATAACCCAGAATATATTGGTTCACCAGACACGACGTTTGCAGGCTCGCGAAATGGGCTATCGCCATTAGTGTTATGGGAATACTTCGCCCGCAATAGCTACAAAGAGCAAATTAGGCTGACAATGAAAGCTCAAGAAGTCGCCCAATATGCTCAGGAGCAACTTGCGCTGGTTGCTGATTATTGGGCCGAAAAAGGATCACCTCTTCCTGAAGGGCTATGGTTGCAACGTACACCGCTTTCGTTATCACTCATATTTTGCCAGCCGAACGAAGAAATTATCTTCCGCTATTCTTTGGCAAAAGAAAGCACCACAGTGACGACTTACGAGAACGGCAAGGAGATTGATCAAGTTCGACACTATGTCCACCTTTTTACGATGTGGGATGTAGATAAACAGCTCATAGACAGTTTATGTGAAGACTTAAAGCAGGAAGGAGCGTTTGATACTCGACTGTTTAAAAAGATTAAACATACGACTGTACATAAACCTAGAGTGAAGAACGCTGTGAGACAAATTCAGCTTCCACTTAAGGGGCGGTCCTTTCGTTAG
- a CDS encoding VOC family protein, producing the protein MISHIDHIVLTVSDIDASVAFYQRVLLMKELTFAGGRKAVQFGNQKINFQLLGQEPRNRARVGSGDLCLISSWKMEEIINHLKAEQVTIVEGPVEKSGATGAIESVYFLDPDSNLIEVSIYL; encoded by the coding sequence ATGATTAGTCACATAGACCATATCGTGCTGACAGTTTCAGATATCGACGCGTCAGTGGCGTTTTACCAGCGCGTACTGCTAATGAAGGAGCTTACTTTTGCTGGTGGGCGTAAAGCGGTTCAATTTGGTAACCAAAAAATCAACTTTCAATTACTTGGGCAAGAGCCAAGAAACAGGGCAAGAGTAGGCTCTGGAGATCTGTGTTTGATCTCTTCATGGAAAATGGAAGAGATCATCAATCATCTTAAAGCAGAGCAAGTAACCATCGTTGAGGGGCCTGTAGAGAAGTCGGGAGCGACTGGCGCGATTGAGTCTGTTTACTTTCTCGACCCTGACTCAAACCTGATTGAGGTCAGTATCTACCTTTAA
- the sufC gene encoding Fe-S cluster assembly ATPase SufC, translating into MLEIKDLHVSVEDSPILKGISLSVKPGEVHAIMGPNGSGKSTLSSTLAGKDDYRVDSGQIVFKDKDLTELDPEERAGEGVFLAFQYPVEIPGVSNKLFLNTALNEIREYRDQPPLDRFDFEDLLEEKAQLLKMPTDLLQRSVNEGFSGGEKKRNDILQMAVLSPDLCILDETDSGLDIDALKAVSSGVNALQDGKRAFILVTHYQRILNYIKPDYVHVLYNGKIVKSGDHTLAHELEEKGYGWITGEE; encoded by the coding sequence ATGTTAGAAATTAAAGATTTGCACGTCAGTGTAGAAGACAGCCCGATTCTAAAAGGCATTAGCCTGTCGGTAAAACCAGGCGAAGTACATGCCATTATGGGGCCAAACGGCTCGGGTAAAAGTACCCTTTCTTCCACGCTCGCAGGTAAAGATGATTACCGAGTCGACTCCGGACAAATTGTCTTTAAAGACAAGGATCTGACTGAACTCGATCCGGAGGAACGCGCTGGCGAAGGGGTGTTCCTCGCGTTTCAATACCCAGTTGAAATACCTGGAGTAAGTAACAAGCTATTTCTTAATACTGCCTTAAATGAAATCCGTGAGTATCGAGACCAACCTCCTCTAGACCGCTTCGATTTTGAAGATTTGCTAGAGGAAAAAGCGCAACTGCTGAAAATGCCAACAGACCTCCTTCAACGCTCGGTCAATGAAGGCTTCTCTGGAGGAGAGAAAAAGCGTAATGACATTTTGCAAATGGCAGTGCTCTCTCCCGACCTGTGTATTCTAGATGAAACTGATTCTGGCCTAGACATTGACGCTCTAAAGGCAGTCTCATCAGGTGTAAATGCCCTACAAGATGGCAAACGTGCTTTTATTCTAGTGACTCATTATCAGCGCATTCTTAACTACATTAAGCCCGACTATGTGCACGTTCTTTATAACGGCAAGATTGTCAAATCTGGCGATCATACTTTGGCACACGAACTTGAGGAGAAAGGCTATGGGTGGATTACTGGTGAAGAGTAA
- a CDS encoding methyl-accepting chemotaxis protein: protein MNLGFKSRIYIGVGTLVAVSLIVLGTLNILAMRDKMIGGLVSKTSDKLSFHVSELEQMMQFKTNAIAQGAKSFNSRLSDTENQHLVTLLAESSSISNVIMTYDDGRTYMSLDGTKFDFRTRDWYRAAKNASGVSLTDIYQDQVTKQKVVSVTMPVVESGQFIGVLLGDVQLGDVVTAVSNMRFAGGAATLTDRNAVFFASDDPNDIGRTPSQISPNFQEMEQMFFAEQSGHLTFPYLGIQFDGYFERVNLASGMYWTLMVFVDQESALTDVYSAMYESFVTGGLLLLISCGAIFLILRYAYRPLLKLKSAVLDLSHGNGDLTQRLDVNGDDDLAQISAGFNKFVENLQQMMLHISHASENISVSVEQLGSTARSNESKLISHSKETEQVVTAITEMSESARNVAENVNQSNRITDEASKEAISSLKIVNNAVDTVSALVSEVDEMSNSIMRMNQDANKISNVLNVIGEISEQTNLLALNAAIEAARAGEQGRGFAVVADEVRALAARTQNSTMEISDMLSQLLSGTESVVTAMDATKNQCQETADKTSDVSQSLSMMSDSVKEIDDVSTQIAAATEEQSTVAEELSRNMLSIRDIVESLVDSGQETVQAAERLNDTNDDLKRQVANFKLS from the coding sequence ATGAACTTAGGCTTTAAATCAAGGATTTACATTGGCGTTGGCACTTTGGTTGCTGTGTCATTGATCGTATTAGGTACGCTGAACATCTTAGCGATGAGAGACAAGATGATTGGCGGCCTTGTTTCTAAAACATCAGACAAACTGAGTTTTCACGTATCAGAACTCGAGCAAATGATGCAATTCAAAACAAATGCCATTGCTCAAGGTGCCAAGAGCTTTAATTCCCGGCTTAGTGACACGGAAAACCAACACCTTGTTACTTTACTGGCAGAGAGCAGCTCTATTTCAAACGTCATTATGACTTATGATGATGGACGCACTTATATGTCATTAGATGGGACCAAGTTTGATTTTCGCACCAGAGACTGGTACCGAGCCGCAAAGAATGCTTCTGGTGTTTCACTAACCGATATCTACCAAGATCAAGTCACTAAGCAAAAAGTGGTGAGCGTAACCATGCCAGTGGTTGAAAGTGGTCAGTTTATTGGAGTTCTTCTGGGGGACGTCCAGTTAGGTGATGTTGTAACGGCAGTAAGTAACATGCGGTTTGCTGGTGGAGCGGCAACGCTCACCGATAGAAATGCAGTCTTTTTTGCCAGTGATGATCCTAATGATATTGGGCGAACGCCATCTCAAATTAGTCCTAATTTTCAGGAAATGGAGCAGATGTTCTTTGCCGAGCAGTCAGGGCATTTAACTTTCCCATATTTAGGTATTCAATTTGACGGCTACTTTGAGCGAGTGAATCTAGCTTCAGGTATGTACTGGACGTTAATGGTGTTTGTCGATCAGGAGTCTGCCCTGACCGATGTTTACAGTGCTATGTACGAATCTTTCGTAACTGGCGGACTATTGCTCCTTATCAGCTGTGGCGCTATTTTCCTCATCCTCCGTTACGCATATCGTCCGTTACTGAAGCTCAAATCAGCGGTTCTCGATCTTTCTCATGGTAATGGTGATTTGACTCAAAGATTGGATGTTAATGGCGATGATGACTTGGCGCAAATCAGTGCGGGATTCAATAAGTTTGTAGAAAACCTGCAACAAATGATGCTTCATATTTCTCATGCGAGTGAAAACATCTCTGTAAGTGTTGAACAGCTTGGTTCTACGGCTAGAAGCAATGAGTCCAAGCTCATCTCTCATTCGAAAGAGACTGAGCAGGTCGTTACCGCGATTACAGAAATGAGTGAGAGTGCGCGAAATGTGGCAGAGAACGTTAATCAGTCAAATCGTATTACTGATGAAGCCAGTAAAGAAGCCATATCGTCTTTGAAAATAGTAAATAATGCAGTTGATACGGTAAGTGCACTCGTTTCAGAGGTTGATGAGATGTCCAACAGCATCATGCGCATGAATCAAGACGCAAATAAAATCAGCAATGTGCTCAATGTTATTGGGGAAATTTCAGAGCAAACAAATTTGCTTGCTTTAAATGCCGCAATTGAGGCCGCTAGAGCAGGGGAGCAAGGACGAGGATTTGCCGTGGTTGCGGATGAGGTTAGGGCACTTGCAGCAAGAACTCAGAACAGCACGATGGAAATCTCAGATATGCTCAGCCAACTACTAAGTGGGACGGAGAGCGTCGTTACTGCCATGGACGCAACGAAAAACCAATGCCAAGAAACGGCAGATAAAACCTCAGATGTTTCTCAAAGCCTCTCCATGATGAGCGACTCCGTCAAAGAAATTGATGATGTGAGCACTCAGATAGCCGCCGCAACAGAAGAGCAAAGTACCGTGGCCGAAGAGCTAAGTAGAAACATGTTGTCTATAAGAGATATTGTCGAGTCACTTGTCGATAGCGGACAAGAAACGGTACAGGCAGCAGAAAGGCTCAATGATACTAACGACGATCTTAAGCGTCAGGTAGCCAACTTCAAACTTAGTTAA